From the Cloeon dipterum chromosome 4, ieCloDipt1.1, whole genome shotgun sequence genome, the window ATGTTCAGGCGCAAGGCTTTCTTGCATTGGTACACGGGCGAGGGCATGGATGAGATGGAGTTCACCGAGGCTGAGAGCAACATGAACGACCTCGTCTCCGAGTACCAGCAGTACCAAGAGGCCACCGCTGATGAGGATGCGGAGTTTGATGAAGAGCCCGAAGCTGAGGAGAACTAAGGGTTTTCATGACCATTAAGAAGGGCTTCTTATTTTCTTGCTGTTTCTCTACTACTTAAACAATTGtaaattgaattgcatttCTGCTGCTacagtcattttttatttacgaatCTCCGCAAGAATTGCGATTGATTGTGttattttcaacattatttaGCAATAATCCAAAGAACGAGTCTACTTGGCAGTTGACCTTCACAGCTAgggtttttgttttgaacattcctgatttttcattaaaatgataaaagctACCAGTGTGTTTCCAGCTCAAACCGACTTTGCTGTAAGAAtcagtatttattttcaagtgcaaataaatgaatatctTCAGCTAATTTGTATTGTTTGATTTGCCGCAACATAAGCTAAATGAACCCTTTTAATATGACATTAAAAGATCTGTTATTGTTTGTCAGCTATTTTTACAGTCGCGTATCACAAATTTCGAAGATAGTGTCATAGTAATTAATGACCATCCAAGTTGCGCCTGATAAAgcaccaaaatcagttcaagGAATGAGATTCTAGTTCGACTGACGCTCACATGCGCTGACTACCACATAAGCGCCGCGCCTTCTTTAGTACTTCTTTCCACTGCAtataaaagctgaaatttccaCTCTAGCCTTGTAGCAGACAAACTATTGATTAAGTCACATATATTACCACTAGAAACAAGGAAAATGAGGGAAATCGTTCACCTTCAGGTCGGCCAGTGCGGAAATCAAATCGGTGCTAAGGTGAGAGCTTTAATTAACTTGGATTTGTGATTTATGTGAACAGATTTTTCACCACCACAAGCCGTTGCCTGTTACAAATGTCGGCGAAGCTGTGTGAGAGTGCCGGTTTGAAATGTCAGCCGCGTGTCACATTTTTAACGTATTATATCCTTGCGGTTCATCGTTcgtcataaattttgatatgcaGCTTAAAGCCGGATCGAAACAATTTTGCTGGATATCCTGCACTAATTAATTATCGAGGTTTTAACCAAAAATGCAGGAGTGAAGTATGTACATACACAGTAGCTACGCGGaaagtttgcttttaatttaggaCGAGTTCCTCACAAagtaatatgatttaattttgtgaaaaatctgttctgcttaatatttttgacgCTACCGATCCAAAAAATTAGCTATTGCCCAAGCCGTGAGACGTAAATATTCTCACAATCAAGCACACGTTTGATCCCATCCACTCGAAATTTCCCACGTCTTTGTTCCCggtttttgatttttacaCTGTTGCTCATGCTAACGACAGCGATTAGTCACTTTAGACGCGCTTGCTCACCCTATTCGCCCCCATTATTTCTGCCAATTGAAAGTCGCAACGCAGCCGTGGCCACAGCGAATCAAAAAGCTCTCCTACTTTCATCTATAGAGAGCTGAAGGCCGCGAAATAACGGCTCGAAAGATTGCCTTTTTTggttatgaaaaataattatttttacattgtattttaattgactTAAGATAATCTTTCAGTATTGTCCAAAACATgcaagttaaattttgaaccatTTAAGAACtcgttaaaatgtttttcacaGAGTccaaaaaacataaaaatacgataatggtttcaaaattgaaaatcaaaaagaGCTTAGCAAgattaaagtaaaattgttGGGCAAAGTAAGAGCCAGATTTGACCGGATGACTCATGCcagaaagcaaaaattatcgcCTTGTTTGAGAGAGCACTCTCCCACGTCCCTCttccttctctttttttattccgtAGGTGGCCAAAAGTTGTTTTGTGTTGGCGTGAACGGAATGTTTTAACCAGGGGAGGGGATGAATCACCACCATAATTTAATGTAGGAGTTTGGCttgtattgaaaattaaatttttgaaataatgtacATAATATAGTCAGCAGCTATTAGCAATCCAGACACTATAGATAACAGATGActaattatgcaaatattcAGAAATCAAATAACTGGTCGAAAGTAACActagaatatttaaatgcttAGTTTACTCTTTACTCaccgtttattttatttaatgaactCTCTACCACCAATGAGCACAATAATCTCAGCCAAAGGCCCAAAGTGTCAGCATCGATCATATTTTCTGTGGTGAAaggatcaaaataaaatccttaaacattaaatttatgactCCATGCTAAGAACACATATAATTTAGTTTGTGCGAAATTTACAGTACCTCTAGCCGTCTTAGTCGACACAGAATTCCCAAAATTTAGCCCTTGTTAAAACGAAAGTCAACTTTgatatttaaactgaaaaaattgagAGCCTTATCCGCAAATTGTGTCTGAAATCTTCTATCCCGATGTAAATGTCTTCTATAACGTAAATACTGAAATTGTGCAGGAATAAAAGTTTGGGTGGGAGCAGTACAAAAGTAAACCTAACCATATATGGTTTGGTTCATTGTTAGTTATTTGGATCTCTTTCTTGTTGGCACATCAGAGGAACAGGAAGAAATATTGACTACATATACCCTTTCTGGCGAAAAACAagaaatgtttaataaatgcatcaattgcatctaaaaaattaaattttttgttgtagTAAATAAGTGTTcccatattttttactataaataGAAAAGGTGAttgaaaattaccattttttaacGACAGTTCTGGGAAATCATCTCTGACGAGCACGGCATTGACCCCACCGGCGCTTACCATGGAGACAGCGAGCTGCAACTCGAAAGGATTGACGTCTACTACAATGAAGCCTCTGGAGGCAAATACGTGCCCAGGGCAGTCCTTGTGGATCTTGAGCCTGGCACCATGGACTCCGTCAGGTCGGGACCATTTGGCCAGCTCTTCAGGCCAGACAACTTTGTCTTCGGACAGAGCGGCGCCGGCAACAACTGGGCCAAGGGCCACTACACAGAAGGCGCTGAGCTTGTTGACTCAGTTTTGGATGTAGTGAGGAAAGAGGCTGAGGGCTGCGACTGCCTGCAGGGATTCCAGCTGACGCACTCTTTGGGTGGTGGCACCGGCTCCGGCATGGGCACCCTCCTCATCTCCAAGATCAGGGAGGAGTACCCCGACAGGATCATGAACACATACTCAGTCGTCCCCAGCCCTaaggtaatttatttgtttagtaTTTTTCTCTGATATTATTAGAACCCcaactaaaattaacattcTGTTAAAGTAGTTATGCacaaaaactgaaattgaGATCCTTtactgttaaatttaatgtttctctttaattgctttttcaaatttattattgcctaatatatttttaccgaCTAGTCTTTTCcccactggtttttaccatTTATTTCCAGTTGATTATTGCGCAAGGAAAtgcaagaaatatatttactaaTTGTAAGGATAAAAAATGGACAGTTTTCAATTTAGAAGAATAAACTCAACTGTGCTAAAATTGCCtacaagaaattaatataaattgagaaaaaccGGTAAAAACTTGCGAGTCTCTTGCAACTCTGTCCTTGTCCTTACACTTCTGCCATTGATTTTAGGTGTCAGACACTGTAGTTGAGCCATACAACGCCACCCTCTCGGTGCACCAGTTGGTCGAAAACACTGACGAGACCTACTGCATTGACAACGAGGCCCTTTACGACATCTGCTTCAGGACTCTCAAGCTGGCCACCCCAACTTACGGTGACCTGAACCATCTCGTCTCCTTGACCATGTCCGGTGTCACCACCTGCCTCCGATTCCCTGGCCAGCTGAACGCTGACCTCCGCAAGTTGGCCGTCAATATGGTGCCTTTCCCCCGCCTCCACTTCTTCATGACTGGTTTCGCTCCGCTGACCTCCAGAGGCAGCCAGCAGTTCAGGGCTTGCACCGTTCCAGAGCTGACCCAGCAGATGTTTGACGCCAAGAACATGATGGCCGCTTGCGACCCCAGACACGGCCGCTACCTGACGGTGGCCGCCATCTTCCGTGGCCGCATGTCAATGAAGGAGGTTGATGAGCAGATGCTGAACATCCAGAACAAGAACAGCAGCTACTTCGTGGAATGGATTCCCAACAACGTCAAGACCGCCGTGTGCGACATTCCGCCAAGAGGCCTCAAGATGGCTGCCACATTCATTGGCAACTCGACCGCCATCCAAGAGCTGTTCAAGCGCATCTCTGAGCAGTTCACCGCCATGTTCAGGCGCAAGGCCTTCTTGCATTGGTACACGGGCGAGGGCATGGATGAGATGGAGTTCACCGAGGCTGAGAGCAACATGAACGATCTCGTCTCCGAGTACCAGCAGTACCAAGAGGCTGCTGTGGATGATGATGCTGAGTTTGATGAGGAGCCGGAAATTGAAGAGGATTAATGCTGTCAATAAAAAAGACGTCCCCTATTATGACAGAATCGCTGATAAAGGCAGTGATTTCTAATCATGTTTAATATTGTGGTATGACTTAGTTTGGTAGGTTGGGCGGCAACAGCAGGTATGGccaattaaaagtattttaaatcagcGACTGTTCGGCTTAGtcttgttaaattttctggTATTGTTCTTGCAGTCAAGCGACCATGTTAATGAATTTAAGTAAtgcattccaaatttttttcgaaCTGACTGAAGATCATCTGTGGTTATCGCATCagctattttgaaataaatcctcTTTTATATCACTTGTATGGTTATTTATTCCTTCGTAAATTTTACCCGCTTCTGGACAATGTCACAAGTTAAATACTAATTTCTAGATAAttgattacaaaatataaGGCTTACATAATTTGAGGAAGTAGAATTCACTGGTCTTATAAAGGGAAGTTTGGTAATTTTATGGCGGAAAAAATTAGTGAGTCAGGAGTATCATTTTGTAATATCAATGTTATTATGGCATATttataatgaacaaaaatccTCAAAGTTTTTAGAAACTAATCTGTTACAGatcaattttgaacaaaaaatattcatccagtaaatattttagcaacatTTAAGTGTTCACGTAAAATAGACattctaaatttgttttaaacgcAGAATACCcagaacattttcaaatttgcctgtatcaaacaaagcaaaatgaTATTCATTGCGatgaattattgaaatgcTGGGCAATCCATTTAATAATGCCACAAGGAAGAAATAATATTGACTGCTAGACCTACGTTTGgtataaaaaacaaacacacagtTGATATCGTTGTTTTTGAGTCCAAATCACAAACGATCGATGCTTTACACGCAGATTCCTCAATGAGTTGAAAATGCAGAAATCATGTCTGGGTTGCTAAGTTGAAGCGTTGTGTTCTTGACAGGAAGCAAGAATGAAACGGTGCCCAGGAGtacagaataattaaaatacgcCAGAATGAGGAACAGCATCAGGAAAAAGCAATCTGAGGAATAAATGTGGTTAAggtgaaaaatcatttcaaaaattgaaaacagccacacaaaaaagcaaaattattatataaataattttcatgaacTAACATAAAATgtatgtattaattttaatcgttGTATTAATACTGCGAAAAGGATACGGACAACAACTTGTTCCCAAGGCTCAACCATGTACAATTCTGTTACCATGGTGTAGCGAAAGTACCAGTAGCAAATGAACCTCCACACTGATCGAATCATAGCTGTTGGATGAAGAACAACGCCTATAATGAAGAGATGGTCAATTAAAAAGGTGAATCGTGTGCGTTTTGCTTTACCACAAAATATCCGGTTTCACGCAAACGCTACACCAGGTTGCTTGATTACTGAGTGATaaagaaaaaggaaactaGCCGGCACGCTCCTATTCGCAGCTGCTTCAAAACAGACAACTGACGAGGGGGAGTGTCCATGGGTATGACAAATAACGcgatttcatttatttaaggCTTCCTTAAAGCCTGGATCAGCATTATCACTTCTTtcgtttttgctttgcttGATCCCACAGTGACATTCATTcatgtttgatttttcttaattttagacacacttaaaatttcaaattgaattaaatgccaacatatttttcaaaatcattattatttgcaacgACAATCAATGTTCTCATCCTGTCTCAAGGACGTTTTGGTCCTAAGGTAGGAAAAGTTTGgcatcaaatttatattgtttgttgcaaaataaaagtacATACACAAGGGCAACATTACATAAAACATAAATGCACATTTCTCTGACTTATTAGTTTAATGATTGCAATTTacataacaaataatatatttgaaatgatAGTAAGGGTAAATCATTGGTTTTGACAAAACACATTAGAATATGCCAAAACTAGAAATAGACAGTTGTTGTGCTCCCTTATCATTTAACAAGTCCAAGTTTTTTAGATTCAATTTCGTAGATGAGTAGTCGCCACATCTTTACCACAAATACTTCAGCTTCCTCATCCAAAACCTGAAttagaatataaataaatttatcttttaaagaAGTAGAAGAATGCATACCATTTGCACATCATCAAGAATCCCCTTGGGGTCGCTTCCTAAAATTACTTTGGAGCAAATAAAATCGACAAGGGCAGGCTCTGGTTCTCCAATATagtcgataatttttttgttgatcCATGGCCTGATTCGCTTTTCCATGAGGTTCTGCAACAGAAAGGTCGAAAAGGTTggtaaaaatgcaaagaaCGAGAGATCATTCTATCCCTACCGAGTCCACAGCACCCCAGTCAATAGGAAATGCAAATAGAGCTTCTTTATCTGTAGGTATTTTGTCTATAAGTGACTTGATGTGTTTCCTCTTTTCCTCTTGTGACACCTTTGAATTGCTGGCCTCAGCATCTTTCTTTTTCAGCACCTTTTCTTCGCCGTAATCtataaaaaaaggattaattATTGGACTCTATGGTAAACTGATTTGGGTCTATTACCTAAAGGAACTAGAGGTTTTCGCTTCCTGCTTGCACCAGCGCCCAAACTGCTGTCATCGTCATCTTCAGTGTTGAACACTTCTTTGATTTCTAGTTTCTTTCTCTTGTTTGGAGGAGCTGCATTGCTGTGACCTGGTGAGGAAACCTTTGCGCCGATCTCTCGGTTAGATGGAGATTTGTTCCAGTTTGAGAATCCTCTCGATGACGAGTCGCCACCGCCGACAGGGGATGAAACGTCCATTTCCATGGATGTCTAACATAAAATTCACACAATATAACATAAATATCACagtaacagttaaatttgaatagaaattaaaggctcaaatttttttgtacctttctgaatttttaactttttaacacAATGATAGTTTGCATTTGCATATTACATAATAATACTCTCTTATGGACAGGTGTGGCGATGATCTGCCTAAATCTCTCttggtgaaatttaattttgaaaccctcaaaataaattcggcATCTACTCCCTACATCCGTGAGGCTGCTTTAGAATGCTACCTGAGAAACAGCTGAAAGCTGGCTGTCCTCCTGCTCGGCAAGGTTCTGTTGATGGAATGTTGCTGGTTGCGGTGGCGACATCATAGCTGAGGTGGAAATGTCATCCTGAGGTGGTTTCCAAGGTGAGGCGTTCTTTGATGGCATGGATGAAAGTGAGCCCTCGTTTTCCAGGCTGGGCGAGTTTCCAGGACGTACCTGAGACGCCTGCTTGCTTTCCACCTTCACCAAGATCTTCGGCTGATACAGGGCGTCGTGGTTTTGCTTTATCTAGAAACAATTTATTGGTGATTGCTGTAAACTGAAACAACCGTCGACGCTcactttttcaaattctgCCAGCGGGTTCGTGCACTCCTTGTCAGAGAATATTTGTGCCTTGATTTCCTCCAGCTCGTCGCGCTCTTTGGCTCGGTCCCTGGCATCAGCCTCGATTTCCTGCTCCCGCAGTGCAAGGCGTCGGCCAAGCTCCCGGCCCctgcagaaggttttaaatatttgcacaatAAGGTGGTGAAAGCACTCACTTGTAAAATTTGGGATCATCCCTCTCATCGTCATAGTCCTCTAAAAATTCTTTCAGTCGTCTTCCCTCTTTAGACATTTCTTCAgattgctttctttctttatccTTCTCCTTGCTGTGCTCCTTTGCTTTCCGCTTTTCTCGGTTTTCCCAGTTTCGAAGTCTCTCCTGcgagattttgaaaatcaaaacagtTCTACGCAACCACAGCATGTGCATACTTGATACGCTGCCTCCTTCTCTCTGGCCTTTCTTTCAGActtcttcttttcttttgcCTCTTCCTCCAATTCTCTGTCCCTCtgtatttgtttttcactTCGCTTAACATCAGTTTCTCTTTCACGATCTCTTTCCCTGGACctataagtttaaaatttacacttaACTCTACTCACAAAGCATTTTAAACTCTTGTagggataaaaattaatcaaatgatTGCCCTCTTAAACATGTAATTCCCCAACCGTCTCTTTGCGGATATAATTTAGTTTTCCCCGAAAATGAAATGCCCAAGAGAGGTTAAAATGTGGATTgcacgaatttttttcttgaaatgatgagctcgaaattttttatagcaAGGCAGGAAAATTCCGAATACGGCAGAATAAGTTTATAGGGTAAAAAGTAAAAGGATACAAATATCAAGttatactaaaaaattaaagcagcgtgattaaaaacctttttttcgtaaaatttcaGCCACCACcctggattaaaaaaatggcggaTGAATAggtctgaatttaaaaaagtttcacttgtaaaacaaaaaagccaCCAATCTAAAACCAAATCCTAACAGGCTCATGGCTCATAGCCCTGCTTAATGATTTTTATCGAGAACACCAGGGACAAAGGGATCAGAAGTTGCAAAATACACGCCGGTCCACAAACTCAAAACTAGGCTTGATGTTAAATCAGAATTTAGTatgaaaatggttaaaataccTCGATCGCGATCGTCTCCACTCTCGCTCGCTTCTTGCTTTCGCACGCAATTTGTTGGAGAATGAGCCTTCTGGCGATGGGCTTCTTGAGGGTGGCTGAGGTCGCGACCTTGGCGGGGGAGGAGGTGAGGCTGAGGTGCGTCTGGAACGAGAGGGCAGCGGGGGAGGCGACCTTGAGTTTCGCGGTGGAGACGAGGGTGAAGCGCGGTCCCTTCGATGGTACGGCGACTTGGGTCCTCCATCTCGGTCACGCCGCTCTTTATCCCGCGCTTCGCGACGTCTTCTCTCAAGCTCCTTTTCTTCCTCCTgcttctgaaaataaaaaattgcttgcgatgaatattttgatatcAAACAACAATTACTCCTAGATCCATTTTTTGAGGGggtgaatttataaattagatACTGTGAACTACGTCACATTTacccttaaattaaaaatatatcaatatcCACGCTTGTCCTTCGTTAGCTTAAAGTGAATCCTCCCTTCGCAGTAACAAATTAAACCCACCATCAATATTTTGGTATCATTTACATAGTATAAATTTCACTCTGGAagccaattttcaatttttaacaatgtcTGTGGATCGAAATACTCAGACCCGATTGGTGATCAACAAAAAGGGGAAAAGCGTGCCTGCTGGTTTACTTTTTTCCCTTACAAAATAAAGGACAATTGAAACCAGCAGCCAGCTTAAGCACAAGGTTTCGTCAGGACAATTTTGCTGTGCAATAGGCTGATCAATTACACCACAAATAATGAGATATGTAAAGTATCCAAAAGCTAAGTCATAGTCACTTACCAGTCTACATTTACGGGacattaaattgtgtttttgattGCTGCTTGGGGAAGTTTTACTAGAAAACAATTGATAAACATTTATCACCAAATTTCCAAAGATCTCACAATTCCAACACAATTTTCGATATCATGAGATTAAGGTACAAGAAATTTTGGCCAGTatcttttttacaattatgcACTTCATTGATTAAAGTAATGTCTAAGCTATGAACTATGTTGTTCGAAATATAatgtaaaaaggaaaaagtgcGATCAATTCTTTTGATGTtaagcaacaaattaaaattatgtcagCAGAATATACTCACCGATGATGACACACAAACATGTAGATGACAGATCCCCACTAGCTGTGCCAGGCGACCCCAAATAACCATCAGCATTATCCTATTAATGTATAAAGAATTCCAGCCGTCACCCCCACGTTTGTACGGGACACATTTTTGGTATTCATATTTTGTGACTCTGAGGGGgaacaattcatttttgtatttgacaAAGTGGCACCTCTTGGTATTATTATGGAAGTAATTTGTAACTATTTGATTACTGCACAAGCATCAAGATTTTCTTATATAGAATAAAGTCAGCCAGGTATTACTGACCAGTGCTTACCTTCATAATTTCTCTGAATTTGCCAATCTCTCTGGTGATTAGGTCCCGTTTGCCCTCTTCCATCTCTCCATCGTCAAAGtcctgaaatttcaataagGCTTGATTTGATAGATTGttcttataaaataaaacatgactTATGAGATACTCTAACAGTGTGTACCAAATTACTTACTGGCGTTCCATCAATTCCTTGTTGCATGGATCCTTGGGCCAATTTGAGAAAGTTCTCTTGAGGtttagttgaatttttgtctttgTTGCCGGATCTTTTCACTAGAgaatgctttttttattctacATCTTGTCAAAACTTGTGTCAACATACTTGGCGGGGTGTAGTTTTCTATGTCTTTATTATAGTCGTTCATGATGTTGGAAATCCTACTCAGTGCTGATGAGTCAACTGCCTTCATCTCATCGTCCATGTAATCATTACTCTCTTCATCAGCCGCTGTTGGGGCTTCGTCTTGCAAGGGAGATGAACCGCTGTTGCTCCTGCCGAGCTTCTGTCTCTTTTCATCTTAAAACCACATCAGAAGATCGATGCATTTAAGTGTCAAAATTTCTCATCATACTTTTAAATTCGTCAAGAACTTCCTTCGTCTTTGTGTCAACTTTGACTACTAATTTTTTGCCTCCAATTTCAAAGTCATGCAGCAGTCGAACAGCTCGAAGTCCACTGTCAGGTGAGGCATATTCGCAAAACCCGAACGCTGTATTTGAAGAGCATGATATTAACcaatttcaagaaaagaaactttttatttaaaaattagtatccaaattatttaagaaatatctAGGCATCAATAAAGGTTTTTACCTGGAGCTCGGCCAGATGTGCCTTGCACCCTTTTCCAGCTATTAACTGTACCACATGCTGAGAGGATGTGCCTAATCATGGCATCTGGCGCCCTCTCAGTGATGTTGCCCACGAATACTGTCACAGCCTGCAAGGATGAAGGTTCAGCTACCCTTTTAGACATCAGTGGTCGAGGCGCCTGGTTGTTCATGTTTGGCCTGAACGATGCCCTAATAACTGAGTTTGAAGGGGCGTTCGGAGGCATTGGAGGTGGAATCagctgtgaaaaatatttttcagcaatcGTGGAATgaggggaaaatatttaaaactcacATGAGGAGGCATCATCATTGGCGGAGGACCTGCAATTATCGCATTTGTCAGTGTAAgtattaaattgattcaacGCAATAGCATTTAAGAAGAATTAAACTGATTTacaatgattgaaaaaattaatacaatggAAATGTGCAGTAAAATTTGCGCTGCCTATATTACCTTGATCGCAAATTATTGTCTAACAACTTTATTTGAGGCCAAATCTTGATTATAATTACAGAGCTTCAAGTTTGATTACTTTACAATATGTACAacctgattaaaaataaaatcttattaaataaGTGACGCACTTCAAAAATAACTCTAAATGATctcgaaaaaatatcaacttcaTACAAATGTGTTTAGTGGCagttattattaattagatACTTTATGAGTCAAAATATCAACGGGAAAGTaagatttaagaaaaatagccGTAGGTATTTAGTATAGAAATCAATAATGGCTCTTCTCTATGCTGCGGTTACGAGTGAActttaaaggtaaaaatacAGTTCATTTCTTTCCGCATATATTATCCTGGAAGTTACGTGATTTGAGActtttttttggcaaaattctACCTCGCGTTCTGTATTTTACTGGCGATAAAAGAGTTTCAAATTTCCGCACCAATATAATTAAggttttactatttaattgaGAAAACCTAAATATGGTGTTAATAGGATGACAAAACCCTCCAAACACTACCCGCACCTAATTTAGGTTTGAGGGTGAGTCCTCCAGCCCATATTCGTAttcgcaaataaatttaggtgCAAATAAATAGTGCTACCCTTTATTTTGTTGGCGAGGACAGCAATATAAATGTCAGAGTTTGTTTAAGTGTGATCATTCCTTTAACAAGCGCGCTGAAGTCACTTGACGCAAGCTTGTTGCTAATGTGTATTGTAATCTGTGCTtgacaataaatataatattcaaatctCACAAAATAATGTACTATTTTTACCTATTTGTCAGGACTAGAGCACACAGAATGAAACAGCTGGCCCCGTTTGTAAATATGGAAGTGCCCGATAACTGCTTTCAAGTTCAGTGCTACCACAAAGTCTGTGTTTGAATGAAAAcctaatttgcattcaaagaATCTTTTAAGGAACAGTTCAAGAGTTGCCAAACCAATTTCTCACCCtctttttaatgttataagATTAAGTTGTCTGGATAGGCAAATGTATTGAGCAAAAAAGCCTTGCTGAACCATAGTAAAGACCAATTCGAAATGATTGCAAGCATATATTTTAGCAGGCTGTTGACTAtgtattctaaaaatttaagtggCCGCGCCGTAGGAGCTGTCACAAAACTATCCTTGCGTAA encodes:
- the LOC135943400 gene encoding RNA-binding protein 25 gives rise to the protein MSYPGRPPMVPGMAVPPPGMNPLPYMGMGGPPPMMMPPHLIPPPMPPNAPSNSVIRASFRPNMNNQAPRPLMSKRVAEPSSLQAVTVFVGNITERAPDAMIRHILSACGTVNSWKRVQGTSGRAPAFGFCEYASPDSGLRAVRLLHDFEIGGKKLVVKVDTKTKEVLDEFKNEKRQKLGRSNSGSSPLQDEAPTAADEESNDYMDDEMKAVDSSALSRISNIMNDYNKDIENYTPPMKRSGNKDKNSTKPQENFLKLAQGSMQQGIDGTPDFDDGEMEEGKRDLITREIGKFREIMKKQEEEKELERRRREARDKERRDRDGGPKSPYHRRDRASPSSPPRNSRSPPPLPSRSRRTSASPPPPPRSRPQPPSRSPSPEGSFSNKLRAKARSEREWRRSRSRSRERDRERETDVKRSEKQIQRDRELEEEAKEKKKSERKAREKEAAYQERLRNWENREKRKAKEHSKEKDKERKQSEEMSKEGRRLKEFLEDYDDERDDPKFYKGRELGRRLALREQEIEADARDRAKERDELEEIKAQIFSDKECTNPLAEFEKIKQNHDALYQPKILVKVESKQASQVRPGNSPSLENEGSLSSMPSKNASPWKPPQDDISTSAMMSPPQPATFHQQNLAEQEDSQLSAVSQTSMEMDVSSPVGGGDSSSRGFSNWNKSPSNREIGAKVSSPGHSNAAPPNKRKKLEIKEVFNTEDDDDSSLGAGASRKRKPLVPLDYGEEKVLKKKDAEASNSKVSQEEKRKHIKSLIDKIPTDKEALFAFPIDWGAVDSNLMEKRIRPWINKKIIDYIGEPEPALVDFICSKVILGSDPKGILDDVQMVLDEEAEVFVVKMWRLLIYEIESKKLGLVK
- the ghi gene encoding serine palmitoyltransferase small subunit A — translated: MIRSVWRFICYWYFRYTMVTELYMVEPWEQVVVHCFFLMLFLILAYFNYSVLLGTVSFLLPVKNTTLQLSNPDMISAFSTH
- the LOC135943404 gene encoding tubulin beta chain-like: MREIVHLQVGQCGNQIGAKFWEIISDEHGIDPTGAYHGDSELQLERIDVYYNEASGGKYVPRAVLVDLEPGTMDSVRSGPFGQLFRPDNFVFGQSGAGNNWAKGHYTEGAELVDSVLDVVRKEAEGCDCLQGFQLTHSLGGGTGSGMGTLLISKIREEYPDRIMNTYSVVPSPKVSDTVVEPYNATLSVHQLVENTDETYCIDNEALYDICFRTLKLATPTYGDLNHLVSLTMSGVTTCLRFPGQLNADLRKLAVNMVPFPRLHFFMTGFAPLTSRGSQQFRACTVPELTQQMFDAKNMMAACDPRHGRYLTVAAIFRGRMSMKEVDEQMLNIQNKNSSYFVEWIPNNVKTAVCDIPPRGLKMAATFIGNSTAIQELFKRISEQFTAMFRRKAFLHWYTGEGMDEMEFTEAESNMNDLVSEYQQYQEAAVDDDAEFDEEPEIEED